From Caminibacter mediatlanticus TB-2, the proteins below share one genomic window:
- a CDS encoding CRISPR-associated protein Csx11 produces MSRLDLEKLKQYRDEILKAEIGALLFNLGKTHIGIGNWKDYFNNFQSQFSSYKNYYQNNIFENELESISQDLKDFIINKQVKISDSKKIDWIEFFKGDASNENFIQKVFFRGCENINSGIDKGSPKEQLKYKLWLSNAFGSYKEEIDETYFDDARNNFFCKLNFFLQDNNYYQNPNWQEIRNFILKEIKKWYSHLLSDNRFPVNDVSLFDQAYMTASMFKAVLSQLVIDNSKLSSYQNNPSSIKWRILGIQYDKLGLAEKGYKPSQIMWYRDISREIDKEIQDLLEIKYPIGNEIYKDETGVYFIVVEDFELSNKLKKEILKIFKNKTDDEFYPSFVLSKSSRGLMNLTTLLEQAKENFLKQDFSLKNKNLCLEFDENKYPIGVCQVCKTRIVYNIDKKDEDKNICGFCYENKTKGRLDKWLKNQKDETIWIDELADDNNRVALVTLKFELSEWLNGDLLNSLLVRNESFEEYKNEIMSAFNILIKNLKSQDVKSLNITDNDEKTFEKFFELYDRSGIYEPFKTMKNVLKEHKNLNNVSNERGWRDLTKNLLAPNWIKEYYSFYNSATNEIIKNKKKGKKVKLNEYIEDDGVKTHLYKIFILNYFMYQVYNTLLERSIGQKWEEFIYKQLNDWDIQNNEPKKQKINFENRKIYWNNLTENDIEVLSKILLQFILRKNPSPA; encoded by the coding sequence ATGTCAAGATTAGATTTAGAAAAATTAAAACAATATAGAGATGAAATTTTAAAAGCAGAAATAGGAGCTTTACTCTTTAATTTGGGAAAAACTCATATAGGAATAGGTAATTGGAAAGACTATTTTAATAATTTTCAAAGTCAATTTAGTAGTTATAAAAATTACTATCAAAATAATATATTTGAAAATGAATTAGAAAGTATCTCTCAAGATTTAAAAGATTTTATTATTAATAAACAAGTAAAAATTAGTGATAGTAAAAAAATAGATTGGATAGAATTTTTTAAAGGTGATGCTTCTAATGAGAATTTTATACAAAAAGTATTTTTTAGAGGATGTGAAAATATAAACTCTGGAATAGATAAAGGCTCACCAAAAGAACAATTAAAATATAAACTTTGGCTTTCTAATGCTTTTGGAAGTTATAAGGAAGAAATAGACGAAACATATTTTGATGATGCAAGAAATAATTTTTTTTGTAAACTAAATTTTTTCTTGCAAGATAATAATTATTATCAAAACCCAAATTGGCAAGAAATCAGAAATTTTATTTTAAAAGAAATAAAAAAGTGGTATTCACATCTTTTGAGTGATAATAGATTTCCTGTTAATGATGTATCTCTTTTTGACCAAGCATATATGACAGCTTCTATGTTTAAAGCTGTTTTATCGCAACTTGTTATTGATAACTCTAAGTTAAGTAGTTATCAAAATAATCCTTCAAGTATAAAATGGAGAATACTTGGTATTCAATATGATAAATTAGGTTTAGCTGAAAAAGGATATAAACCATCACAAATAATGTGGTATAGAGATATTTCAAGAGAAATAGATAAAGAAATACAAGATTTATTAGAAATAAAATATCCTATTGGAAATGAGATATACAAAGATGAAACAGGAGTATATTTTATAGTTGTTGAAGATTTTGAATTATCTAATAAGCTAAAAAAAGAGATTTTAAAAATTTTTAAAAATAAAACTGATGATGAATTTTATCCAAGTTTTGTATTAAGTAAATCATCAAGAGGTTTAATGAATTTAACAACACTTTTAGAACAAGCAAAAGAGAATTTTTTAAAACAAGATTTTAGTTTAAAAAATAAAAATTTATGCCTGGAATTTGATGAGAATAAATATCCTATTGGGGTTTGTCAAGTTTGTAAAACAAGAATAGTTTATAACATTGATAAAAAAGATGAAGATAAAAATATATGTGGATTTTGTTATGAAAATAAAACAAAAGGAAGATTAGATAAGTGGTTAAAAAATCAAAAAGATGAAACAATTTGGATAGATGAACTCGCAGATGATAATAACAGAGTTGCATTAGTTACATTAAAGTTTGAGCTTAGTGAATGGTTAAATGGGGATTTGTTGAATAGTTTGTTGGTTCGAAATGAAAGCTTTGAAGAATATAAAAATGAAATAATGTCAGCCTTCAATATATTAATTAAAAACCTAAAAAGTCAAGATGTAAAATCACTAAATATCACTGATAATGATGAAAAGACATTTGAAAAATTTTTTGAACTTTATGATAGAAGTGGTATTTATGAGCCATTTAAAACCATGAAAAATGTATTAAAAGAACATAAAAACTTAAATAATGTATCTAACGAAAGAGGTTGGCGAGATTTAACTAAGAATTTATTGGCTCCTAATTGGATTAAGGAATACTATTCTTTTTATAACTCTGCAACTAACGAAATTATTAAAAACAAAAAAAAGGGCAAAAAAGTTAAGCTAAATGAATATATAGAAGACGATGGGGTAAAAACTCATTTGTATAAAATTTTTATCCTTAATTATTTTATGTACCAAGTTTATAACACTTTATTAGAACGTTCTATTGGTCAAAAGTGGGAAGAATTTATTTATAAACAATTAAATGATTGGGATATTCAAAATAATGAACCTAAAAAACAAAAAATAAATTTTGAAAATAGGAAAATATATTGGAATAATTTAACTGAGAATGATATTGAAGTATTATCAAAAATACTTTTACAATTTATATTAAGAAAAAATCCATCACCTGCATGA
- a CDS encoding 4-hydroxy-3-methylbut-2-en-1-yl diphosphate synthase → MSAATLIYIVGFSIVSLAFIFMFMILKPQKITKEKLVKVIGQEAIEKIKNAKDDNEIKEIIRSLPKKRKAKLKVLMESQDIRDVLKALHEHILKDSSESL, encoded by the coding sequence ATGAGTGCTGCTACTCTTATTTATATTGTTGGATTTTCTATTGTTTCACTCGCATTTATTTTTATGTTTATGATATTAAAACCTCAAAAAATTACAAAAGAAAAATTAGTAAAAGTTATCGGTCAAGAAGCAATTGAGAAGATAAAAAATGCAAAAGATGATAATGAAATAAAAGAGATTATAAGAAGTCTTCCTAAGAAAAGAAAAGCAAAACTTAAAGTTTTAATGGAATCCCAAGATATAAGAGATGTTTTAAAAGCACTTCATGAGCATATTTTAAAGGATAGCAGTGAATCTTTATAA
- a CDS encoding replicative DNA helicase produces the protein MNLYNLDIERGILSAILLDGKIYEDVASILKPSDFYLPFHQAVFETMEELYKKDLPIDEVFLKEALKKKNKFDDELFLEIIGTAPIEAVESYAKELKDLATKRELIHLSNEIKKIVLEEDKRAIEEVEEIQSKLFHIATSNLSGDFKIAENVITDTLEFIKKQAAKKNKIVTGLDTGFIELNRMTSGFGEGDLIIIAARPSMGKTAFALNIALNVVKQDKGVAIFSLEMPAEQLMLRMMSAYAKIPLQDLRRGNLSDEEWSKLSEVADDLSNRPLFVDDEGNINIHTIRAKLRKLKAQNPNLSLAIIDYLQLISSDQRERHLAIAEISRSLKLLARELQIPIIALSQLNRALESRPNKRPMLSDLRESGAIEQDADIIMFIYRDDVYKAMEARQKQKEALEKGKSVEIEFKEKEIEDAEIIIGKQRNGPTGTVEMLFNKKYTLFTDKVSAVNEVEPTEANIEVPSTLE, from the coding sequence GTGAATCTTTATAATTTAGATATTGAAAGAGGTATTTTAAGTGCAATTTTGCTTGATGGAAAAATATATGAAGATGTTGCATCAATTTTAAAACCAAGTGATTTTTATCTTCCTTTTCATCAAGCAGTATTTGAGACAATGGAAGAGCTTTATAAAAAAGATTTGCCAATTGATGAGGTGTTTTTAAAAGAGGCTTTAAAGAAAAAAAATAAATTTGATGATGAGCTTTTTTTAGAAATTATAGGAACTGCTCCAATTGAAGCGGTTGAGAGTTATGCAAAAGAGCTTAAAGATTTAGCTACAAAAAGAGAGCTTATTCATCTTTCAAATGAAATTAAAAAAATTGTATTAGAAGAAGATAAAAGAGCTATTGAAGAGGTAGAAGAGATTCAGAGTAAGCTCTTTCATATTGCAACCTCAAACCTATCGGGTGATTTTAAAATTGCTGAAAATGTGATTACTGATACATTAGAATTTATAAAAAAACAAGCAGCTAAAAAAAATAAGATAGTAACAGGTCTTGATACAGGATTTATTGAACTTAATAGAATGACAAGTGGATTTGGTGAAGGAGATTTAATTATTATTGCTGCGAGGCCATCGATGGGGAAAACTGCCTTTGCATTAAATATTGCTTTAAATGTAGTAAAACAAGATAAAGGTGTTGCAATATTTTCTCTTGAAATGCCAGCAGAACAACTTATGCTAAGAATGATGAGTGCTTATGCAAAAATTCCTCTTCAAGATTTAAGAAGAGGTAATTTAAGTGATGAAGAGTGGTCAAAACTTAGTGAAGTTGCTGATGATTTATCAAATAGACCTCTTTTTGTAGATGATGAGGGTAATATTAATATTCATACAATTAGAGCAAAACTTAGAAAACTAAAAGCTCAAAATCCAAACCTATCACTTGCAATAATTGATTATTTGCAACTTATAAGCTCAGACCAAAGAGAAAGACACTTAGCAATAGCTGAGATTAGTAGAAGTTTAAAACTTCTTGCACGCGAACTTCAAATTCCAATTATTGCTTTATCTCAATTAAATAGGGCATTAGAGAGTAGACCAAACAAACGACCAATGCTAAGTGACCTTAGAGAATCAGGAGCAATTGAACAAGATGCAGATATTATTATGTTTATTTATAGAGATGATGTTTATAAAGCAATGGAGGCAAGACAAAAACAAAAAGAAGCATTAGAAAAAGGTAAATCTGTTGAGATTGAATTTAAAGAAAAAGAGATTGAAGATGCAGAAATAATTATTGGAAAACAAAGAAATGGTCCAACAGGTACTGTTGAGATGTTATTTAATAAAAAATATACTCTTTTTACTGATAAAGTTAGTGCAGTTAATGAAGTAGAACCAACAGAAGCAAATATTGAAGTACCATCAACTCTTGAATGA
- the ispG gene encoding flavodoxin-dependent (E)-4-hydroxy-3-methylbut-2-enyl-diphosphate synthase, whose amino-acid sequence MIKRYPTRKIKVGNVEIGGDAPISVQSMTYSKTKDINETLNQINRLYFAGADIVRVAVLDEEDAKALKEVKKKSPLPIIADIHFNYKLGLKAAEVVDGLRINPGNIGGKERVKEIVKVCKERNIPIRIGVNAGSLEENLENKYGQTPKAMVESALWHIKFLEDLDFFDIKVSLKASDVIRTVEAYEMLRPLVDYPFHLGVTEAGTKFHATIKSAAAFGKLLLDGIGDTLRVSITGELEEEIRVGKSILKDLGLIKEGVNIISCPTCGRIEVDLPPIVEAVEEATKNIKKPLNLSVMGCVVNAIGEAKEADLAIACGKGYGLILKKGEIIGKFKEGELLNEFLKELQKMV is encoded by the coding sequence ATGATTAAAAGATATCCTACACGAAAAATAAAAGTTGGGAATGTAGAAATTGGAGGAGACGCACCAATTTCAGTCCAATCAATGACTTACTCAAAAACAAAAGATATTAATGAAACTTTAAATCAAATAAATAGATTATATTTTGCAGGGGCTGATATTGTAAGGGTTGCAGTTTTAGATGAAGAAGATGCAAAGGCATTAAAAGAAGTTAAAAAAAAGTCTCCTCTTCCTATTATTGCAGATATTCATTTTAATTATAAATTAGGGCTTAAAGCAGCTGAGGTTGTAGATGGACTTAGAATTAATCCTGGAAATATTGGAGGAAAAGAGAGAGTAAAAGAGATTGTAAAAGTATGTAAAGAGAGAAATATTCCAATAAGAATAGGAGTTAATGCTGGAAGTTTAGAAGAAAATCTTGAAAATAAATATGGACAAACTCCAAAAGCTATGGTTGAGAGTGCATTATGGCATATAAAATTTTTAGAAGATTTAGATTTTTTTGATATAAAAGTGTCTCTAAAAGCCAGTGATGTAATTAGAACTGTTGAAGCTTATGAGATGTTAAGACCACTTGTAGATTATCCTTTTCATTTAGGAGTTACTGAGGCAGGGACTAAATTTCACGCAACTATAAAAAGTGCAGCTGCATTTGGAAAACTTTTGCTTGATGGAATAGGTGATACTCTAAGAGTTTCTATAACAGGCGAACTTGAAGAAGAGATAAGAGTAGGAAAATCAATACTTAAAGACTTAGGATTAATTAAAGAGGGAGTTAATATTATTTCGTGTCCTACTTGTGGAAGAATTGAGGTTGATTTGCCTCCTATTGTAGAAGCAGTCGAAGAAGCTACAAAAAATATAAAAAAACCTCTTAATCTTTCAGTAATGGGATGTGTTGTAAATGCTATTGGAGAAGCAAAAGAGGCTGATTTAGCTATTGCATGTGGTAAAGGATATGGACTTATTCTTAAAAAGGGAGAAATTATAGGAAAATTTAAAGAGGGTGAGTTACTAAATGAATTTTTAAAAGAGCTTCAAAAGATGGTATAA
- the cmr1 gene encoding type III-B CRISPR module RAMP protein Cmr1 — MGKKELTVTFETVTPLWTGDINGECTELKPASIFGSLRFWFEVYCYFAGIEVKENESLDYKTFEKIRNKTFEKYKYKDKEISDIEEYIIKNLPLTTTSKIFGCTGWKSRIEIKKVIKIDEYEYIYPLGKISLEKLEYNKQNKTIIPSWYFKKGFFGKFRITFNVLNEVGENILLPLLKFIERYGFIGAKNNIGYGRVKIIEPTIENNEIDLNCIGVNNKITNSIFQEKDLPDELNRLNYKAIEVFNIKKCNNLNDCIKNLLSKKVKLRRFESNKFIRHYKFGSIAKDIYKNKRYNLEIKGPNATKIIPLISFNKSTKIYNGQFLSIWGIQNIGAKK; from the coding sequence ATGGGTAAAAAAGAATTAACAGTTACATTTGAAACAGTTACACCTTTATGGACAGGTGATATAAATGGAGAATGTACAGAGCTTAAACCAGCTTCAATATTTGGAAGTTTAAGATTTTGGTTTGAAGTATATTGCTATTTTGCAGGTATTGAAGTAAAAGAGAATGAAAGTTTAGATTATAAAACTTTTGAAAAAATTCGAAACAAAACTTTTGAAAAATATAAATATAAAGATAAAGAAATATCAGATATAGAAGAGTACATTATAAAAAATTTACCTCTTACTACAACTTCTAAAATTTTTGGCTGCACTGGTTGGAAGAGTAGAATAGAGATTAAAAAAGTAATAAAGATAGATGAATATGAATATATCTATCCACTTGGAAAAATTAGTTTAGAGAAATTAGAATATAACAAGCAAAACAAAACTATAATCCCATCTTGGTATTTTAAAAAGGGTTTTTTTGGAAAATTTCGTATTACTTTTAATGTATTAAATGAAGTTGGAGAAAATATATTATTGCCATTATTAAAATTTATTGAAAGATATGGTTTTATAGGAGCAAAGAATAACATAGGATATGGCAGAGTTAAAATAATTGAACCTACTATTGAAAATAATGAAATAGATTTAAATTGTATAGGTGTTAATAATAAAATAACTAACTCAATTTTCCAAGAAAAAGATTTACCAGATGAATTAAATAGATTAAATTATAAAGCAATAGAAGTATTTAATATTAAAAAGTGTAATAATTTGAATGATTGTATAAAAAATTTACTCTCAAAAAAAGTCAAATTAAGAAGATTTGAAAGTAATAAGTTTATTAGGCATTATAAATTTGGTTCTATAGCAAAAGATATATATAAAAATAAAAGGTATAACCTTGAAATAAAAGGTCCGAATGCTACAAAGATAATTCCTTTAATCTCTTTTAATAAATCAACTAAAATTTATAATGGGCAATTTTTATCAATTTGGGGAATTCAAAATATTGGAGCTAAAAAATGA
- a CDS encoding IGHMBP2 family helicase, with product MKLRFESIEEYRSYFKELIEKERLAEKEFHLNEIKRLSGVERQKRGRAILGLRMRYVGEFLDFKIYRFNRNNMPEHQIKVGDIVLISRGEPLKFNQEATVSAVGKNFIEVYSKEPIFRSKLYRLDLFVNDITFKRMLKALDNLENSEFDVDIILGKKNPKIEKVEVKSDKLNDSQNKALSYSINSETFLIHGPPGTGKTTTLAEVIKKHIGKKILVCADSNVAVDNVLEKLSEYNVVRIGHPAKIESNLMKYSLDVKIRRDKRYKEVEKLIKKIDDLKYLQEKRTKKPTPSRRRGMSDEEILDLAKQGKGKRGVKVEWIKEMAEWLKIQRKISKLYDEKNKITEEIMKEILNSADIVFATNSGAGSEFLEERKFDVVFLDEAAQSMEPSTLIPLIKAKQSIFAGDDKQLPPTILSNDERLKVSMFERFHKIYPIASHTLEVQYRMNEKINNFPSCEFYECKVKTYEKIKNITLKDLGVNEDESFGGYTPIVFFDTRGKFLEETKKDSPSKYNPKEAEFVLSLCKKLIENNAKQEFIGVITPYKDHEEYIKKLMENEKIEGIEIKSVDGFQGREKEIIIVSLVRANEKENIGFLDDIRRLNVAITRPKRKLIIVGDAKTLSTNQTYQHLIDYVKKEGKYLKV from the coding sequence TTGAAGTTAAGATTTGAGAGTATTGAAGAATATAGAAGTTATTTTAAAGAGTTAATTGAAAAAGAGCGTTTAGCTGAAAAAGAATTTCATTTAAATGAGATAAAAAGATTAAGCGGAGTTGAAAGACAAAAAAGAGGTAGGGCTATTCTTGGTCTTAGAATGAGGTATGTTGGTGAATTTTTAGATTTTAAAATTTATAGATTCAATAGAAACAATATGCCAGAGCATCAAATAAAAGTAGGAGATATTGTTTTAATTAGCAGAGGAGAACCACTTAAATTTAACCAAGAAGCAACAGTTAGTGCAGTTGGTAAAAACTTTATTGAAGTTTATAGCAAAGAGCCAATTTTTAGAAGTAAACTTTATAGGCTTGATTTATTTGTAAATGATATTACTTTTAAAAGAATGTTAAAGGCTCTTGATAATTTAGAAAATAGTGAGTTTGATGTAGATATTATTCTTGGTAAAAAGAATCCAAAAATTGAAAAAGTAGAAGTTAAAAGTGATAAACTTAATGACTCTCAAAATAAAGCTTTAAGTTATTCTATAAATAGCGAAACATTTTTAATTCACGGCCCTCCTGGGACTGGAAAAACAACAACCTTAGCTGAGGTTATAAAAAAACATATTGGCAAAAAAATATTAGTTTGTGCTGATAGTAATGTAGCTGTTGATAATGTTTTAGAAAAATTAAGTGAATATAATGTAGTTAGAATTGGTCATCCTGCAAAAATTGAGAGTAATTTAATGAAGTATTCTCTTGATGTAAAAATTAGAAGAGACAAAAGATATAAAGAAGTAGAAAAACTTATTAAAAAAATCGATGATTTAAAATATCTTCAAGAAAAACGCACAAAAAAACCAACTCCAAGTAGAAGAAGAGGTATGAGTGATGAAGAGATTTTAGATTTAGCAAAACAAGGTAAAGGAAAAAGAGGAGTTAAGGTAGAGTGGATAAAAGAGATGGCAGAGTGGCTTAAAATTCAACGAAAAATTAGTAAATTATATGATGAAAAAAATAAAATTACAGAAGAAATAATGAAAGAGATTTTAAATAGTGCTGATATAGTTTTTGCAACTAATTCAGGGGCTGGAAGTGAATTTTTAGAAGAAAGAAAATTTGATGTTGTATTTTTAGATGAAGCAGCTCAATCAATGGAGCCATCAACACTAATTCCACTAATTAAAGCAAAACAATCAATATTTGCAGGAGATGATAAACAACTCCCACCTACAATTCTTAGTAATGATGAGAGACTTAAAGTTAGTATGTTTGAGAGATTTCATAAAATTTATCCCATTGCTTCACATACTCTTGAAGTTCAATATCGTATGAATGAAAAAATAAACAATTTTCCAAGTTGTGAATTTTATGAGTGCAAAGTAAAAACATATGAAAAAATAAAAAATATTACACTTAAAGACTTAGGAGTAAATGAAGATGAAAGTTTTGGAGGATACACTCCAATTGTATTTTTTGATACAAGAGGAAAATTCCTTGAAGAGACAAAAAAAGACTCTCCTTCAAAATATAATCCAAAAGAGGCTGAATTTGTTTTGAGTTTATGTAAAAAACTTATTGAAAATAATGCAAAACAGGAATTTATAGGTGTTATTACTCCATATAAAGACCACGAAGAATATATAAAAAAATTAATGGAAAATGAAAAAATAGAAGGAATAGAAATAAAATCAGTTGATGGTTTTCAAGGTAGAGAAAAAGAGATAATAATTGTTAGTCTTGTTAGGGCTAATGAAAAAGAAAATATAGGATTTTTAGATGATATAAGAAGATTAAATGTCGCTATCACAAGACCAAAAAGAAAGCTAATTATTGTCGGGGATGCTAAAACACTTTCTACTAACCAAACCTATCAACATTTAATTGATTATGTTAAAAAAGAGGGGAAATATTTAAAAGTTTAA
- a CDS encoding ComEC/Rec2 family competence protein — protein MIFVLILILKLQLSFLSYLNFLGNGYKIVDARVITQYKKKNYYVLKLKNKEVTFYTTSRDDLKNLLNEKLTLTLITKNISFLDYLTTFYAPSFNLKLNPISFIEEKIESQHKDKKIANLYKALYLGEAIDYKTRKELSSLGISHLFALSGLHLGFISLILFLIFSPIYKFFQRYFPYRNRFFDLGILILVVEFLYLYLTSFPPSLIRAYVMEVILFLFAIRLQNIFSLKVLFLTILFSFLIFFTKIFSIGFLLSILGVFYIYLFFRYFRPTFLNGILLSFYMFLVMFIISHSFFGNFNIYQLLSPFINLIFTIFYPISIFMHIIGFGGIFDEIIDWYLHLGDNFSLIKFDIITLILFALISLTAFFERKVFIVMIIMSFSAILDTIF, from the coding sequence ATGATTTTTGTTTTAATTCTTATTTTAAAGCTTCAACTTTCTTTTCTTAGTTACCTAAACTTTTTAGGAAATGGTTATAAAATAGTTGATGCAAGAGTTATTACTCAATATAAAAAGAAAAACTATTATGTATTAAAATTAAAAAACAAAGAAGTTACATTTTATACAACTTCAAGAGATGATCTAAAAAATTTATTAAATGAAAAACTAACTCTTACTTTAATTACTAAAAATATCTCTTTTTTAGATTATTTAACAACCTTTTATGCACCAAGTTTTAATTTAAAATTAAATCCAATTTCTTTTATAGAAGAAAAAATAGAATCTCAACATAAAGATAAAAAAATAGCAAATTTATATAAAGCCTTATATTTAGGAGAAGCGATAGATTATAAAACAAGAAAAGAACTTTCAAGTCTTGGAATTAGTCATCTTTTTGCATTAAGTGGACTTCACTTAGGATTTATTAGTTTAATTTTATTTTTAATTTTTTCTCCTATTTATAAGTTTTTTCAGCGATATTTTCCATATAGGAATCGATTTTTTGATTTAGGAATTTTAATTTTAGTAGTTGAATTTTTATATCTATATTTGACAAGTTTTCCTCCTTCTTTAATTAGGGCTTATGTAATGGAGGTTATATTATTTTTATTTGCTATTAGACTTCAAAATATTTTTTCACTAAAAGTATTGTTTTTAACTATTTTATTTTCTTTTTTAATATTTTTTACTAAAATTTTTAGCATAGGATTTTTGCTAAGTATTTTAGGAGTGTTTTATATTTATCTATTTTTTAGATATTTTAGACCTACATTTTTAAATGGGATTTTGCTTAGTTTTTATATGTTCTTAGTAATGTTTATCATTTCTCATAGTTTTTTTGGAAACTTCAATATTTATCAACTTCTCTCACCATTTATAAATTTAATTTTTACAATTTTTTATCCAATAAGTATTTTTATGCATATTATAGGATTTGGAGGAATTTTTGATGAGATAATAGATTGGTATTTGCATTTAGGAGATAATTTTTCTTTGATAAAGTTTGATATAATTACACTCATATTATTTGCATTAATTTCTTTAACAGCGTTTTTTGAAAGAAAAGTTTTTATAGTTATGATTATTATGAGTTTTAGTGCGATATTAGATACTATTTTTTAA
- a CDS encoding RAMP superfamily CRISPR-associated protein: protein MNQNYEYCLNYNNDSFSKLKYGLNNKLNILKQLPKEYRFGNLRYIEHLKIDIENLIQKSIPNSFGIEVTLKLTAPLYSKDDDEFYIISNPMLKDKAFKVPMIRGSSIKGALLHNAIEILKEEVNIENLKSFFRIFGVGNDTFRAIFKKEGIDINQLQLFLAFEIGINPNESLKEAFERYKQSKAQKGRAIFYPIYFDKLSLEVINPHNRKTKAGTNPIYYEVVPKGCKSTLQIIYIPFDAILEDDKKIQKEAKKDLEFLTKCIEKLSQNGLGAKTKLGWGRFDILDEDKKVCLNSEFQIPEGWKKCQD, encoded by the coding sequence ATGAATCAAAATTATGAATATTGTCTAAATTACAACAATGATTCTTTTTCTAAATTAAAATATGGATTAAATAATAAATTAAATATTTTAAAACAATTGCCAAAAGAGTATAGATTTGGTAATTTGAGATATATTGAACATCTAAAAATAGATATAGAAAATTTAATCCAAAAATCAATTCCAAATTCTTTTGGTATTGAAGTAACTTTAAAACTTACAGCACCTCTATATTCAAAAGATGATGATGAATTCTATATTATTTCAAATCCTATGTTAAAAGATAAAGCTTTCAAAGTTCCTATGATTAGAGGTAGTAGTATAAAAGGTGCACTGTTACACAATGCAATAGAGATTTTAAAAGAAGAGGTTAATATAGAAAATTTAAAAAGCTTTTTTAGAATTTTTGGTGTTGGCAATGATACATTTAGAGCTATTTTCAAAAAAGAAGGAATTGACATAAATCAACTGCAACTATTTTTAGCTTTTGAGATTGGAATAAATCCTAATGAAAGTTTAAAAGAAGCTTTTGAGAGATATAAACAATCAAAAGCTCAAAAAGGAAGAGCTATATTTTATCCAATATATTTTGATAAATTATCTCTTGAAGTAATAAACCCACACAATAGAAAAACAAAAGCAGGAACAAATCCAATATATTATGAAGTAGTGCCAAAAGGTTGCAAAAGCACTTTACAAATTATCTATATTCCTTTTGATGCAATTTTAGAAGATGATAAAAAAATTCAAAAAGAAGCAAAAAAAGATTTAGAGTTTTTAACTAAATGTATTGAAAAATTATCTCAAAATGGCCTTGGAGCTAAAACAAAACTTGGTTGGGGAAGGTTTGATATTTTGGATGAAGATAAAAAGGTTTGTTTAAACAGTGAATTTCAAATTCCAGAAGGATGGAAAAAATGTCAAGATTAG